In Drosophila suzukii chromosome Y, CBGP_Dsuzu_IsoJpt1.0, whole genome shotgun sequence, the following proteins share a genomic window:
- the LOC139353709 gene encoding uncharacterized protein — protein MPKPTADVLLGLWETNHPYHRLLLRTENGQGRRPRPIAKRLDSGRNSREVRSRISLADGSQKEVTKALRAQVDLNDRQIGLTLLVLPTILDEVILGIDFLCAISATLICGQVCLQLAPPATRKVEPTPDTRATPTAATAQSPSTPGTPQSSQATEGGTKTVPKPAPRTHIKPNAPVRNTSPDPSGPPLSRNPSGDTAGTCITTDNRYGLQPQADAATAKEKNPFRRPSTSALLATTTVETHTRKPATSPGPGEPQRKIGVYQLPAQSDAASARKHNPFRSHCPHGHLATVAEDPTRLQVTEEPHAEETAHFLQEELQLFDELSGPTEIAEHTITLRENKPLKQRYYPKNPAMQSIINQQLDELLRDDRIEPSRSPHSAPLVLVRKKTGDMRMCVDYRQLNATRCVPTPTNQPHIGAATERPVHLNAGS, from the exons ATGCCGAAACCCACTGCTGATGTACTGCTGGGACTGTGGGAAACGAATCATCCGTACCATCGACTGCTGCTGCGGACGGAAAACGGCCAGGGTCGCCGCCCACGTC CGATCGCCAAGCGCCTAGACTCAGGAAGAAACAGCAGAGAAGTCCGCTCCCGCATCTCTCTGGCGGATGGATCCCAGAAAGAGGTGACCAAGGCCCTCCGGGCGCAAGTCGACTTAAACGACCGACAGATCGGGCTGACGCTACTAGTCCTGCCAACGATCCTGGATGAAGTGATTTTGGGCATCGACTTTCTTTGCGCCATCAGCGCAACTCTAATCTGCGGGCAAGTCTGCTTGCAACTAGCCCCACCTGCCACCCGGAAGGTAGAACCAACCCCAGATACGCGGGCGACTCCTACGGCCGCAACCGCGCAATCCCCAAGCACACCCGGTACGCCGCAATCATCGCAAGCCACCGAGGGGGGGACCAAAACAGTTCCAAAGCCTGCTCCGAGGACTCACATAAAGCCAAACGCGCCAGTGCGGAATACAAGTCCTGACCCCTCGGGACCCCCCTTGTCAAGGAACCCGTCAGGCGACACCGCGGGAACCTGCATCACCACGGATAACAGGTACGGCCTACAACCGCAGGCGGACGCCGCCACGGCAAAGGAGAAGAACCCGTTTCGACGCCCCTCCACGAGCGCCCTGTTGGCCACCACAACGGTGGAAACTCACACGCGCAAACCAGCCACCTCACCTGGGCCTGGGGAACCACAACGGAAAATCGGTGTATATCAGCTGCCAGCCCAGTCGGACGCAGCCAGCGCACGGAAGCACAACCCGTTCCGGAGCCACTGTCCCCACGGACACCTGGCCACTGTAGCGGAGGACCCAACCAGGCTACAGGTGACCGAAGAACCTCACGCCGAGGAAACCGCCCACTTTCTGCAGGAGGAGCTACAGCTTTTCGACGAGCTAAGCGGGCCAACGGAGATCGCCGAGCATACCATCACTCTCCGGGAGAATAAGCCACTAAAGCAGCGGTATTATCCAAAGAACCCCGCCATGCAGAGCATAATCAATCAGCAGTTGGACGAGCTATTACGAGACGACCGAATCGAGCCCTCCCGTAGCCCGCACAGTGCCCCGCTGGTGCTCGTGCGGAAGAAGACAGGGGATATGCGGATGTGCGTCGACTATCGACAACTCAACGCAACCCGATGCGTACCCACTCCCACGAATCAACCACATATTGGAGCGGCTACGGAACGCCCGGTTCATCTCAACGCTGGATCTTAA